Proteins encoded in a region of the Pirellulaceae bacterium genome:
- a CDS encoding glycosyltransferase family 2 protein, producing MPAQYLTALPVFDEVKHVDEVLDQVRNYSEQVLVIDDGSTDGTGDLLKRRDDVRVLTHAKNRGYGAALISAFAYAQSHQFEYLVTIDCDGQHVPQRIPAFVEACAGQDLISGSRYLQQFDGDSDPPTDRRQINQLVTNRLNQELGLQLTDAFCGFKAYRVSALNSLRLTEHGYAMPLELWVQAAKLGWRIKEYPVPLIYLDEDRSFGGTLDDNQTRLDYYNLVVDRSLAAVSGSERLCGTAAKDIE from the coding sequence ATGCCCGCTCAATACTTAACGGCGTTACCGGTTTTCGACGAAGTCAAACATGTCGACGAGGTCTTGGATCAAGTTCGTAATTATAGCGAACAGGTGTTGGTTATTGACGATGGTTCAACGGATGGCACGGGCGATTTGTTGAAGCGTCGCGACGATGTTCGTGTTCTCACCCATGCCAAGAACCGTGGCTACGGTGCGGCGTTGATTTCGGCATTTGCCTATGCACAATCGCATCAATTTGAGTATTTAGTCACGATTGACTGTGATGGGCAGCATGTGCCGCAACGAATTCCGGCTTTTGTCGAAGCTTGTGCGGGCCAGGATTTGATTTCTGGGAGCCGTTATTTGCAGCAATTCGACGGCGACAGTGATCCTCCGACGGACCGACGACAAATCAATCAGTTGGTTACCAATCGGTTGAATCAGGAACTGGGTCTCCAGTTGACCGATGCGTTTTGTGGCTTCAAGGCATACCGTGTCTCGGCACTGAATTCTCTGCGCTTGACAGAACATGGTTATGCGATGCCGCTCGAACTGTGGGTGCAAGCCGCCAAGTTGGGTTGGCGCATTAAGGAGTATCCGGTGCCTTTGATTTATCTCGACGAAGACCGTTCCTTTGGTGGTACGCTTGACGACAATCAGACGCGACTGGACTACTATAATCTGGTGGTGGATCGCAGTTTGGCTGCCGTCTCTGGCAGCGAACGTCTCTGTGGAACCGCCGCCAAGGATATCGAGTAA